From Cucumis melo cultivar AY chromosome 3, USDA_Cmelo_AY_1.0, whole genome shotgun sequence:
TGCAAGGGTAAGGGTAACCAGACACTGAAGGGAAGATTTACACGAGAATCCCTCCAAAGGAGGAGTCAAACCCTCACATCTCTTCTCCTAAAGCAGAAAGAATGACTCTCAAGAAGGGAAATGAGAATCGCCATGTTCGATGCTTCCCTACTGGAAAGAGACGTCAGaacccaaagaagaaaaaacaagaatTCCTATTCCTGACCAGAAAACAGCCACCAAATGATTTTTCAAAGAAGACAAGTGATACAAACAAGGAATAACCCAAAAGCGGTCTTCCCCCACCCAAAGGTCTTTCCAAAAATACATCTCCCTTCCTTCCCCCACCACACACCGAACTCACAGAAGAATCAGGGAGCTCTTTTGAGACATGTTTCCACAAAATCTGATAAATGCCTTTAACCCCTTTATCCAACCACCCAAAGGTGCGAGTACCATGTTTACTTTCAATAATCCTACCCCCATAAAGAATTGTGCTCAGTGAAAAAACGCCAAAGCCATTTGGCTAAAAGGGCTTTATTACGGTTTCTCAGGTTACCAATTTCAAGACTCCCTAAAGATAAATGTTTCTCAATCACCTCCCACCTAATGAGATGAGAATCTTTGCCTTTGCCTTTTCCTTCATCCACACCTTCCCAAAggaaataattgagaaaaatctTCTAAAATTCCCAACTAGACCGAGAACCATTGACCTTAATCGAGCTATTAAACATCCACAGTAAGTGAAAAATGATGATCCAACACCAAAAAATACTACACTTACTGAAAGGCTTCAACCAAATAACTTCTATTGACAAAAAACTGAATAATAGACTGTTCTTCCATGATGGTTTTCTATTGGAATGGCACTTTGACAAGTTTATTAGTGATTACAGTATCTGGCTTCCGTCCAATTCACAGCaattactttatatatatatcatagtTGTAACTTTAAAGCACCAAAGAAGCCATCATAAACTGAAGTAAGCAGAGAATTAACATGCATATTGTTTCtcagcaaaagaaaaaagaaactgaAATAACATGCAAATGCAAGTATATCGACCCAATTTAACGAACTGACCTGCTCTCCATTATCCAAAGTTACTCTAAATAAAGGTCGAAATTTTGATTCAAAATCCCTCAAAACTTCCATTCTATATAAAGTACAGACATTGGGATCTGGAAAGAAGCAAAAGAGAGGACAAGAATAGTGTTAGAAATTCATCTTGTTGAAAAGGTGTAGAAATATCTGCAAAAATaagaataatttcaaaaataataattacaaaagtTCAAATATCCACCAGTTATAGAAGAAAATTTCCTCACAGCTGTGTACCCTTCGGGCCATACAGACCCATCATTCTGGAAATATTTAGAATCTTTGACGATCTTCCCTAAGAACAAAAAAATGTGCttataaacattaataaaaagGTTGCTTAAGATTAAAATACAATTAATCAATTACCCTTGTTTTTCCATACTTTGACAACTTTCCATATAGCCACCAGTACCATATTCATAAAGATTTTCAGagaatttcatatatataaatgaaattaCAAAATGAGAGGTCAGTTTAAAGAGTTACAAAAAAAATTCTGCAATGGGCAATGAGGGAGTTTAAGTGATAATTACACAAAGGAGAAACCCATTTACACCAATTAAATGCCGTGAAGTGATACAAGAAGAAAATTATAAAGATAGAAAGGTAGAAGAGAAAGGTAATCAATTTTCCTTAATCGATGATTTGGTAAACAAAGGTACCAAAGAAAGGTCAATTTTGTTTCGTTCAGAGAGTTGCTTTCATTAGGATTAGTGATAGTTTACCAAATAAATTTGTCTCTGTGGGTGTGTGCTACTCACAAAAAGATCTACAATAGCTTACCAAAGGGAGGAACTTCTTTTATATTTGGAAAGTGTGCTAGTGGAAAAAACTAATAGCAATGGATTATATGCTGTGACACACTTTTCAAGGATTCTTTCTCCTCTTTCATAGATTTATGGATTTGGTTTTGTCTATGGCTTTTTTATTGGTGCAAGGATAAGCACCCTTTTAATCACTTTAGTTTATCTTATTTAGTCTCCAATTGAAAATGCTTCTTGTAATTTCCTTCTGGCTTTTGGGGTTTCCCCTATTTCATTAATCAATGAAATATTTCTTAtcaaatgagaaaaaaaaaataatagcaATATTACTTCATATCAAAAGATTACTATACCTACAGTTAATCTTATTTAGTTTCCAATTGGAAATGCGTCATGTAACTGCCTTTAGCCATTTGGGGTTTCCCCTATTTCATTAATCAAGTAAATGTttcttatataaaaaaaaaaacaacttataGCAATGCTACTTCATATCAAAAGATTACTATACCTACTTCAAAAGTATGTTATTTGTCAGAAgtaaaatgaagattttgatcaTTTTTCCCACCACGTTATCTAGTTTTTTTGAGAACTAACAAATCAATTTAACCTGTATAACGTTTAGGAACAATACCAATTCAAATCTTATCATTCCCTACAATTTCCAAATCAGCGCATGATAATCAACATTTCAAGATATCCTATAATACATTAGGAAAAGTAGTGATCCAAAACTTACCAAGGCTTATTATTTCCAAATCCCCAACTTTAAAAGGAGAAGCTCTATATCCATTGAGTGCACAACGCATCCCTCCTCCTTCATTTAGGCATTCTTCCCCTGAATCTGTtgttccttcttcttctccactTGCACTTGCAAAATCATCCACTTCAATTCCATTTTGCAACTGTAACATACTAGGTGGAAGTTTCTGCTCACTTAGATACCTGCTTCAACGGGTAAGTCAGTAAATTTCTACCTTACCCGTGACCTTAAAAGAAGAATATGGCTTAGCAAGAAGTAAAAAGAACCAACAAAGCTATTCTTACATCATCATACTCAGtttcattttatgttttgaaCTATTCGTGATGCTCGTTTTAAAATGAAAGGGAGATTGATAGAGACAGAACCATGCTCTCAAAGTAActatataaaaactaaatttcGGTACTTGGACAAAGGAACAACTATATCTCAATAAGAATCTGCCAACTCAAAGTAAAGATAGCTTGATCAGGTCCTTAGCCTGGTAACTATAAATTGACAGAGCTGACAATGCTAACAAAAATCAGCAGTCAGGCAGTCAAAAGAGTTTAATTTGGGACAAACAATTATAGGGTAAGAAATGTCATAATCATTTCTTTTTTGATATAAGAAGCCAAATCAATCCAGCATTACATTTTTGCCTCTTCAAGGCTCCGCATGAAGTGTGGTTTCTTGCATTTCTggtggaaaaaagaaagaagaccTTTGAGAAATGAGATGGCCTGTTTTACTTTAATCCTGGACCAAAGAAAAAACGAGTCAGTGTGCATGTACCCAATAAATAATCTTTCAAAGTTCGTACATTAGACCAGACAAATATAGTTCATTTTAACTGGAAAGCACACGAACCTCGCAAAGTCATGTGTACCAAAAAATTGAACAGGTACTGTCCTTCCTCCTGAAATATTTCTTAACCCCTTACGATCACCAATGAgggattcatccactataattgCTGGCCACATAGCATGACCTGCATTTAACTAACAAAAGaagtaataaaaatatattcGATTAAATAAATCATCCCTAGCAAGAAATATCAATTTTTATAAGAAGCCAATTTTTATTTGCATTTCTATCACCATAACAATTCAATAAGAGTAACAAAAGGACTCCACTACACGAAGGTGTGTTTTCTTGGTCAATAAATCCTTTCATATTTCTATTTAATCCTTGATATTGCCTCCCTCTTCAGTTCTAGCCAAACAATTCTATTCTTTCTTCAATTCTGGCTTATTCTTCCTAATCAATTTCAATATCAACTCTCAATCTTAGTTAAGCATTTCTTCACTTTCTTCCAACTTCAACCTTCAATTTTAGAGAAGATGCCGCCAGACACAACAAATTCTCAAACTTTGAACAAAACCCAAACATGAACGGCCCCACTCCTGATTTAATACTCTCCATAGACCATAGCAACAATTAAGCTTGAAGCATGACAGAAAGTACAGCACATTCATGTTTTCCCATTTCcattatttaaattttcattttcgcCTTCTCACAATATGTTAAAAAACAGATAAATGATTTTCTCCTACATTTTTTGTTACCATCTTACATCCCTTATTTTATTGCACATTGGAAAAGTAATATGAACTCCCATGGCACATTTGCCCTTTTGTAATTTCATTCTATCAACGAAATTATTATTGAACGTTTCtcatgaaaaaataaataaatgcaCTATGAGAAGCACAATCTGTTTGCTTCAAGAGCCATTTGTTTTCACAACAGAGGACCCGAAGATGGTGCCTTcgtctcttcttccttttcagGAATAACCAGCACTCCCACTTTCttgtttactattttttaagacatttgttctttattttcattactgtttttctttttttccatttttaaaatgagaaagaagaggaaaaactAAGGGATGAAGCACAGACCAGTAAGTTTGGCCCAAACAATGTCTCCAGGTTCAGGTTCCAGACAGTCATCCAAGGTTGCTGCTAACACTAGCATCTCATTGTAATCATAAGCATCGCTATCTACACTATCAACACCAAAATTCAAGTTCAAAGTCTGCATCTCTTCACCGGAAATATGGAATTTGACTTTCTCATTAGAAAGAATCAAATCTTCTCTATCCCCATCTTCATATTCAATCTACATTGAATTATGTACATAAGATCAATACAAGAGAAGACACATAATTTACAGTTCACAGTAAGTACTTATATCAAACACCACTGTGAGGTTTAAAAATTAAGTGTGTGAGAGAATACATGATGAGAACTGGTCTCTGAATTATAGCCCACAACACGACCACAGTACCACTGAGCGTCCAATGGCCAATAAACCTGTGATGTTGTGAAGTACCATATCATTTCAAGCATATCCAAAGAAGATGATTCAAATCAGAGGTATAGACAGAATGACTTGCCTTGCATTGTAATCCAACATACGCTTTCGGATCAACATCCTCAAAACTTAACCTGTGATAATTGATTATATTCCAGTAAATAGAACTGCCTAAGTAACCCTAAACTACACAAAAATCAAGATAGGAAAACTTAATAGCAAATGCTTCGAACGGCACATTTGAGGCCTTAAATTGTAACTCGAAATCCAGAAACCAATACCTGACCCATCTCTTAGCAGTAGGAGATTTGAACATGATCTTTTCAGAAATCTGTGAAGAATTGCGCTTCTTTCTCTGTCCagaattattattgttattgctGGGAGTGCGGCAGTCTCTCAACCTAGGACCATTCATGGCACGAATAACACTGGAATCAACCTCCAATTTAACAAGCTCATTACACCCAAACTTATCCGTcctctttttcttatttttgggCGACCTATCGACTTCAAATTCCTCTGCATGGTCGTCCACACCATTCTCCATCTCATCAGTCTCACAAGCTTCAGATTCCATAACAGTTGTCGATCCCAATTCAACCTGCTCAACCAAAGAGTCGTACATAGAGGAACTTGCAGAGGAGTGGCGGGCTTTCTTCCGGCGGCGAGAATAAACATGGAGCAAACGAGGGGGCTTGAAATTAAGATCGTCAAAGTGATTTACCATAAGCCTCCGAGCTTTCACCTTCTTAGACATAACATTGGAGGACCCACTTGTACTAACAAAAGGAGAAGTAGTGGAGTAGACATGATCAAGAGAAAGGTAGCGAATCGGAGTTCCAGCATTATAAACATCGATATTGATATCATCACCATCTTCCCCATCAACAATTGGTGGCTTGGGACGCTGATGAAGAGAGAATGCCGCCATTGAAAAAgcaagtaaaaaaataaaaagagaaaaaaaaaaaacccctcCGACCAGCAAGAAAACAGCGCCCAAAAAGGTGGGAAGGAAGCAAAAGAGGTCGAATTGAAGGAAAAGGGGAAATGGGGTTGCGGGAATTAGGGTTTTAGAGGGAATTGgtgagagaaagagagagatggCGATGGGGACGTTTGCTTTCTTTGGATTTTGGAGGGaggttttcttttttgtttgtgtaTTTCCCGCCGTGGGCAGAGGCTTTAACACTGAAAAAAGGAGAGAAGGAGAGAAACGAAGAATTGAGTTGAACGGTTTAAACGTAATCAGAGGGAGAATGTAGCTTTGAGTTTGGGTTTTCCATTCGTAAATGGCGAAACTGAACTCAATTCGCTTCCCCTCCCCTCTCTCGTTGTGGAATTTCTTCCAAGATTATGTTGTTTTTGCATATAGTCAAGCTAGAGGGatcttctaaaaaatataaagcAAATTATTTATGTTTCGTAAAACAATTTcataaacgaaaaaaattcatagcacacaaaataccaaaaaaatatctcaataaagtgttaataaacgattattagacgacatcgtgtaaaataatatacaattgatatatgatcttgtaaattactaaatatataaatgataaaaaataaacgtaaaacgataacaaaatactttagatataaatgatcgtgcaaATTATCTTTAACGATTATTTCATATGTGCGTCTgatcatatttgaaaatataaacgatcatcatacacgattctgtacattaccatatatataaacgataaggtaataaacagtaaaagatgaGAAAAAAGTTGAAGTATATACGATCATGTGGAGAAgtttcaacgatcgtttatataagtATAAACGAACATTTACAGAAATTCAAATAActcgtaattacaaaaatgccatCAAAATGAAAGGactataaaaaggtgaaggaacttgctTAGACTTTTTCgttcatcgtcttcctcgtcAATCGTTTATATCATGGTAACTATTTCAATAGAACTGTCGTGATCGACGATCTAACTTGCATGCAAAGAGGTCTGAATATATATTCActtcgatctatctccatcatctatatatatctacCACGATCTATATCGCATGCAAAGAGGTTTGAATCTATATCCATTTCgatcaatctatatctatcacgatctatccCACATACAAAAATGTCTATTTCTATACtaattgtatatatttaattgaataatttatattagtcttcttttttaaaaatagatggtaagcaagaatcaacaagtatcatgtagcaaatcaataaagtgtaaagcaaaaacagaagaaagaaaaatgaataaaggtaacaaactatAATGTGAATATTTGTCCGTATAGCattgtatatttgtgtatctttttctttattgcgctctgtatttgtaaatttgttaaaatttacccttgtttgaaacatactatttattatatcattcaataggtgaaacactatccaaatgacattattatggaagattaataaaaaaaaaaccttagaattaTTGTATACTACAATTtagaaacattaaaaaaaaaaccttagaattattgtatactacagtttagaaacattaaaaaaaccttagaattaTTGTATACTACAGTTTAGAAACATTAAATCAAATCAAGTAAAAAATAGACCAAAGAATTTTTTctcgagttttgacaaacaATTCTTTTGGTCatttccttaacattaaaatgaccaaaataccaacacaattcctgaattttttattaagaaaacaatgtcatacaaaaaaaaaaaaaaccaatgtccttgctttcaacttcaatgaacatatagcagaattgagctgaaagaattttgttttgtgactggactaaaaggtcaTAAATTTCCTGAtttaaatctaggagaaagaaaagaaaatggtctgaAAAATGCCCTTTTTcgtcatgatgactttataacaagaagagatatagaaagaactttcaaagcgttgtgcaacgaggaagactcattgaaagaaaaactagttaacctctatgtctttgaagcatttttaattctcaagtagcaacacaaccacataaatctcctacatctaaacatattggataatgaagaaatcttcaaagacTATCCATGGGGAGGTTATCATATATCCTAACATATcagttcttgaaaaaagcatcctaCAGTGATAAGGAGGCTATATACCTTCAAGGGTTTCCtctagctttagtctattgggcctttgagaaaataccaagactttccaatttagatgttaggtttggaagaaagcttgaaaTTGAAGGGTCACCAATTGTAATatgggaatgtttggaaacaagtgactagaaaactctaaacatcaacattttttaatctaaaaacGTAAGTAAATTTAGAGCATGCTTTATGTATATCTAGATAGGCAATGAAAgatttctatccatgtctatcttgaatagatgatgatataaatctatcactgtttatcaatacctttgctacattttcactaataatctaatatcattttatttgtagttctccatGACACCTCTAGACTCATCAAAAGAAGAGTTTCAAACAATTTttagatattttaaaaatattaagaagcaggaaagaaaagaaaaagtagagcaacaggaaaaaaaaagtaagaaattgaataaacaatgaaacaaataaaatcttaaatgaaataagagaaatcataaaaaaatcaagaaaaaatagaaacataacaaatattattaaaacacgaaataaaagaaataaaaagcatgTTGACATTGGTTATGAGAAACTTGAATGTTCCACCACCATTAGCCAAACGtcaacaacaacaaaatgagaaagaaattgcatatacaaaagtcgtggagaaaaatagaccacctacttgtagccttAATCTTCTTGGTGAAGATGAaaaagttaatacaatggtgaagtatgcaacaacacattgtcctacggttagtgccttatacattatgtactcctttgttttgttCAATGTTCcttaatttccaaataaaacacgattatgttgtttctttttctttatagaaAACTGTCGTTTTGTTGGAAACATAAAgtagtttggaaacaatagcaactacaaatttagaaacactcaaacacaaatattgtcgcaggtttaattcttttccaaacaataaatataatttatatcataTAGACAGATATAATTTATCTATTTGGATGTGTTTTCATCATGATGTCtctgaacattcttactttatgtgcttgtagatagatgaagaagacgaaaagaaCAACTGgtttattcatttaggaacacaaaAAATATACGTATTCACAtaggttttaatttgtttaatatacaactggtttcacgatcgtttatttatattaaatgatcgtttgtctatattaaacgatcatttatatattttacacgAATGTTCATTTAGCTTAcatatattttaattcttttctactCAACTGGTTTCATGATCATGTATATatgttatacgatcgtttatgtattttacacaatcgtatatacatatttaaacgatctttatattgcacaactgtctacattttcttgcacaatcattttgacagcagattctctttttacattcagataattaaatttgaagatggaaaaaaagaaaaagaagtcgAAAATAAAAGGCGagaagacaaaacaaaacgaGGTCAGATTCAATTGGGAAATATTGTAAtcattgaagaagaaaaaatagaaaaacaaggggaagaaaatacaaaagatacagcaaaaggaaaagaaaagttgATTGAAGAGGATAAGGTTGATAATAATGAAACTAAGGAAAaaattgacactgatagcagtCAAGAGCATGCACCACAAGAAGtggaaacaaaaggaaacaaaagagaaattaaagaaaagcaaaaggaaaataatggtCCTCAgcaaaaaaaagacaaaagtttcaaaattgaTATGGAGACAACCAATCTCAACACCATAAGAAAACAGcaagaaaaacgaaaaaagaatgtcaactcaagaatacattgattctgctccatccttcgacctacaaatttctcaatattttagagataatttatagtgtttgtaaagcttcaaatctttaaatttaacttttgaaaatttctttattttatatttgagaAATCGGTATTCCATTTTACTCTTTATATCCTACACTATCTTGTAAAACGTATAAAgggatcaattacatttattaccatGATCTTTTAAttaagtcaaaacgatcttttatatatatatattaaacagtaAGGAATgtgatttgaaattttaaaaaaggcatgcgaatttacaatattgtcTCTTTGGTAAAAATcaataatatacatatatcgCCTTCTTCGTTTTCCGTCACTTTGCAATACACAAACGCACTGATCACTTAGCTTTTCATCTTAAAGATGTCctattccatttttctcttaGTCCATTCTTCTTTTCAACATTAAAATATATGTTGCTAAACTTTTGATACTATAATGTTACGTTTcatcttctttatatttcaaacgttttgACTTTTGTCTAGAAAACTATCATTCTGTTGTTAAATTCTTATTCTCAAGCGTTTCAGATTTGTTTGAACTTTTATTCTAGAGATtgttaaatgtttcaatttatcattacttgccgattaattatattacaaatgtctttctgtttggattaaatgatttgttacatcaagtaaacgataatttaattttagggtttatggtttagtgttttataaacgatcgtgcacataaccaaaatatattatgatcattattttcaggatGACTGTACGTAGCGACAAATACTTTTCTGCCACTatctcatgccaagtgcacaagattgacagtcttattaaggataaactgaccaaggaaaAGGTGTAGATGTTcgacaaaacaatttttggtctattactgaatgtcaacatggtcttcaacggccagttgatccatcatttcttgctaaggcagatacctgaagaagccAACGCATATGGAATCTGTTTTTCTGTTTTAGGGAAAAATGTTCGTTTCACCCATaatgaattcaacatcataactgggtTATGGCTAACCAATGTAATATTTGAGAAAGATTATGATAATAAGCGCCTACAATgccttctattcggatcagaaaacaagaaaataataacatgcttggaagttgaggaaattttcaagaattttgagtttacgaATGATGATGATGTTGTGAAGGTTGCCTTAGCCGTTTTTATttaaactgtgatggtcgggaaggataagaaaatgcagtttgatatagatattttcggaagagttgatgatgaagaagtttttaagaactttgattggtcaactttcttctacactcgtttgCTTAATAGTTTGAAGACAATTTTATAACGAAAtaaagaagcatacgagttaaagAAGGCAAAAAGTTCAAAGCAGTGGCATACTACAACGTCAAAGGCTACGTACTTGCtgttcaggtgatttttatttgtttatacactttaattaaatacaaactaaatatcaaagttttgtttaaatgttttaggtgtgggcttatgaaataCTTTCAACTACAAGTGAGCATCTGGCCACAAAAAACAGTAAGGGATCAATCCCTAGAATATTAAGATGGAAATGTACataagctccatcttacaaaatatTGTAGAAGAatatattcgacaacaaaaatgtaagtataacttgtcagcgatcgtttaaaacaattGTACTATCGTTTAGAATAattgcacgatcgtttacattttaacaaatatgatcatttagcttaatgcaatatcgtttatattgaataccatatcgagtatcatattattttataaacgatcatttagtagcttagtttgatatacaacgtattaacaattctttgattgtaATATTGAAAACTATTGTTAAACCTAAACTGAAGCTATCAATCTAAGAGAAAGCTTTTATGAAAAGTCGAATttgaggggatgataacatggaaaTGGAGGATGATGAATCCATGCCAGATATTAACAATAGTGATACCAATACTCCTGATGATGCAATGAACAAtcaatcattggagcaatcagcctcatctccacaactgtcaccacgaaggaaacaaagacaaacaatggctgaccagtctgaaatgcatccaataaccaacaagaaagttgcagatcaaagaagtccaatgacaaagaacaacaaagtcattcacAATCCTACAAAAAACTGAAAAAGGACA
This genomic window contains:
- the LOC103502242 gene encoding histone-lysine N-methyltransferase ATX2-like isoform X2, with product MAAFSLHQRPKPPIVDGEDGDDINIDVYNAGTPIRYLSLDHVYSTTSPFVSTSGSSNVMSKKVKARRLMVNHFDDLNFKPPRLLHVYSRRRKKARHSSASSSMYDSLVEQVELGSTTVMESEACETDEMENGVDDHAEEFEVDRSPKNKKKRTDKFGCNELVKLEVDSSVIRAMNGPRLRDCRTPSNNNNNSGQRKKRNSSQISEKIMFKSPTAKRWVRLSFEDVDPKAYVGLQCKVYWPLDAQWYCGRVVGYNSETSSHHIEYEDGDREDLILSNEKVKFHISGEEMQTLNLNFGVDSVDSDAYDYNEMLVLAATLDDCLEPEPGDIVWAKLTGHAMWPAIIVDESLIGDRKGLRNISGGRTVPVQFFGTHDFARIKVKQAISFLKGLLSFFHQKCKKPHFMRSLEEAKMYLSEQKLPPSMLQLQNGIEVDDFASASGEEEGTTDSGEECLNEGGGMRCALNGYRASPFKVGDLEIISLGKIVKDSKYFQNDGSVWPEGYTAVRKFSSITDPNVCTLYRMEVLRDFESKFRPLFRVTLDNGEQFKGSSPSACWNKIYKRMKKIQHTSDACTESKGEFVFKSGSDMFGFSNPDVKKLIQGISKSGLSSSRFLSKVASKKYKDFPIGYRPVRVDWKDLDKCSVCHMDEEYENNLFLQCDKCRMMVHARCYGELEPVDGVIWLCNLCRPGSPDCPPPCCLCPVIGGAMKPTTDGRWAHLACAIWIPETCLSDIKKMEPIDGLNRINKDRWKLLCSICGVSYGACIQCSNNTCYVAYHPLCARAAGLCVELEEDDRLHLLAADEDEEDQCIRLLSFCKKHRPPSNERLMAEDRIGQAGQQCSNYTPPCNPSGCARTEPYNYFGRRGRKEPEAVAAASLKRLFVENQPYIASGYSQHLLSGNLLPSSGVLGMKFSLQHLKTCQLDPRNILSVAEKYKFMRETFRKRLAFGKSGIHGFGIFAKHPHRAGDMVIEYTGEVVRPPIADRRERFIYNLLVGAGTYMFRIDDERVIDATRAGSIAHLINHSCEPNCYSRVLSVNGDEHIIIFAKRDIKRWEELTYDYRFFFH